In Chryseobacterium lactis, a single genomic region encodes these proteins:
- a CDS encoding SGNH/GDSL hydrolase family protein — protein MKKIVYGLFFGDSITYGEYDGVFGGWVDILKRYALQKFHEGNGDELILFNLGIGGESTEGLLKRLPHDLSARNSQDGNLVFLGYGANDLAIKDGAHIVNPETFKNNIKAAIQQVKPFSNDIYLVSILPVSQKIDGVVVGSGKLRTNEEVVVYNKILKDLAAEYALVYIDFHTAFLKDKEFLLSADGVHPNEKGYGMMAEIAIPIIEKYL, from the coding sequence ATGAAGAAAATAGTGTATGGACTGTTCTTTGGGGACAGTATAACGTATGGAGAATATGATGGCGTTTTTGGAGGTTGGGTTGATATTCTGAAAAGATATGCACTCCAAAAGTTTCATGAAGGAAATGGGGATGAATTAATCCTTTTCAATTTAGGAATTGGAGGAGAAAGTACCGAAGGATTGTTGAAGCGACTGCCTCATGATCTCAGTGCAAGAAATTCTCAGGACGGGAATTTAGTTTTTTTGGGCTACGGAGCTAATGATCTTGCCATAAAAGACGGTGCTCATATCGTAAATCCTGAAACTTTTAAAAATAATATAAAAGCTGCAATTCAGCAGGTAAAGCCGTTTTCCAATGATATTTATCTGGTAAGTATTCTTCCTGTTTCTCAAAAAATAGATGGAGTAGTGGTGGGATCAGGAAAATTAAGAACCAATGAAGAAGTTGTTGTTTATAATAAGATTCTCAAAGATCTGGCAGCAGAATACGCTCTGGTATATATTGATTTCCACACAGCATTTCTGAAAGATAAAGAGTTTTTACTTTCTGCGGACGGCGTTCACCCGAATGAAAAAGGCTATGGAATGATGGCCGAAATCGCAATCCCAATCATTGAAAAATATTTATAA
- a CDS encoding ribonuclease inhibitor, with product MIVIHGGHFSSLEGFYEEASEILMKDTDWKVGTLDGFDDILYGGFGVFENHEEIEILWKESEKSREDLGLKVTQEFYENKIKQGKPFNIELIQQKLNDLNEGKGQTLFDILIEIIESHKNIILTLD from the coding sequence ATGATCGTCATTCATGGCGGTCATTTTTCATCTTTAGAAGGTTTCTATGAAGAAGCTTCTGAAATTCTGATGAAAGATACAGACTGGAAAGTGGGAACGCTGGATGGCTTTGATGATATCTTGTACGGAGGTTTCGGAGTTTTTGAAAATCATGAAGAAATTGAAATTCTTTGGAAAGAATCAGAAAAATCAAGAGAAGATCTCGGTTTAAAGGTAACTCAGGAATTTTATGAAAATAAAATCAAACAGGGGAAACCTTTTAACATAGAGCTGATTCAGCAAAAACTGAATGATTTGAACGAAGGGAAAGGACAAACATTGTTTGATATTCTGATAGAAATTATCGAATCACACAAGAATATTATTTTGACGTTGGATTGA
- a CDS encoding phosphoribosylformylglycinamidine synthase translates to MSQNKRIFVEKRGIFDVESPKIFDEVKAVVPGVQSVKVYNVYDIFNLNDGEFEKVVNNTFVDPVTDILHSENPAKSIHFGMEFLPGQYDQRADSAQQCIALLTENEKSKVRSGKLIEFEGVSDTDLVTIKELLINKVESQEKNLSILDIPADEVPSKVIVHENFINFNDAELERFYNNHGFALGLDDLKFIQEYFKTEQRNPTETELKVLDTYWSDHCRHTTFETELSDISFEGQFKHTLETIFNDYIEKRKFLGRELKPISLMDLGTVCGKYFHKTGNLDNLVISDEINACTIQIEAEYDGKKEPWYLLFKNETHNHPTEIEPFGGASTCLGGAIRDPLSGRSFVFQAMRLTGAADVLESVDKTLPGKLPQKTITKQAANGYSSYGNQIGLATTMVSEIYDEGYKAKRMEVGFVTGAVPVDWVRREKPAKGDSIIILGGATGRDGVGGASGSSKEQDETSIHTMSSEVQKGNAVEERKIQRLFRNSEVTKLIKKSNDFGAGGVSVAIGEIADSLEVNLDVLPLKYEGLNGTELAISESQERMAVVVDPKDKEQFIKFCEAENIVAVEVAKVTDSGRMQMFWKGDKIVDLSRAFLDTNGCSKSQTVKINHLGEVKEETKAFTEENFLNALKDKNVASQKGLLEMFDSSVGGTTVAMPLGGKYQQTLMEGSVQTLPILGAKDIKTVSLASWGFDAEISKQNSLLGASYAIVESVAKIVAMGGDYKNIRLSFQEYFEKLGQVPEKWGKPLASLLGAYDAQINLGLAAIGGKDSMSGTYQDLNVPPTLISFACANGEKQNIISPELKNAGNKLYFFNHIAQESGLPDYKALKEVFEFIFENIKAGKIVSVKTVKEGGVAVALAKMSFGNRLGAEINVDENTLLAKNIGSLIIESKEELSSAGIQLIGNVVADEILTINNFKFQISNLESSFTGTFENLFPTVEKEKITVEIDEKSNSINPRNIIIQKHGIAQPKVFAPVFPGTNCEYDTLNAFQKEGAVVSSLPLININHQLLEESIDAWVEEIRTSQILAFSGGFSAGDEPDGSAKFIVNMLKNEKMRNAVHELLDRDGMIIGICNGFQALVKSGLLPYGRIKDLDENSPTLAHNAIRRHISQMVTVKVVNDESPWLKGMKDQTFTIPISHGEGRFIASEEEIRKLYENGQIATQYIDFDGNIAHGMPFNPNNSLFGIEGVTSPCGKIYGRMGHPERFTDGLMKNIPTANYHNIFKNGVEYFK, encoded by the coding sequence ATGTCTCAAAACAAAAGAATTTTCGTAGAAAAAAGAGGAATTTTCGATGTTGAAAGTCCAAAAATTTTTGATGAAGTAAAAGCGGTTGTACCGGGAGTTCAAAGCGTAAAAGTCTACAATGTGTATGATATTTTCAATTTGAATGACGGAGAATTTGAAAAAGTAGTAAATAATACTTTCGTAGACCCTGTTACTGATATTTTACATTCAGAAAACCCTGCAAAGAGCATCCATTTCGGAATGGAGTTTCTGCCCGGTCAATACGATCAGAGAGCAGATTCTGCACAACAATGTATCGCTTTATTGACGGAAAATGAAAAATCAAAAGTAAGAAGTGGAAAGCTGATCGAGTTTGAAGGAGTTTCGGATACCGATTTGGTGACCATCAAAGAACTTTTGATCAATAAGGTAGAATCTCAGGAAAAAAACTTGTCTATACTGGATATTCCGGCAGATGAAGTGCCTTCAAAAGTGATCGTTCACGAAAACTTTATCAACTTTAATGATGCTGAACTTGAACGTTTTTATAATAATCACGGTTTTGCATTAGGGCTGGATGATTTGAAATTCATTCAGGAATACTTTAAAACCGAACAGAGAAACCCTACGGAAACTGAATTAAAAGTTTTAGACACGTATTGGAGCGACCACTGTCGTCACACTACTTTTGAAACAGAATTGTCAGATATCAGTTTTGAAGGACAGTTCAAACATACATTGGAAACCATTTTCAATGATTATATCGAAAAAAGAAAATTTTTAGGCCGTGAGCTGAAACCAATTTCTTTAATGGATCTGGGAACAGTATGCGGTAAATATTTCCATAAAACCGGAAACCTTGATAACCTTGTCATCTCTGATGAAATCAATGCTTGTACCATTCAGATTGAAGCAGAATACGACGGTAAAAAAGAACCCTGGTATTTATTATTCAAAAATGAAACGCACAATCACCCGACGGAAATTGAACCTTTCGGAGGGGCATCAACTTGTTTGGGAGGGGCAATCAGAGACCCTTTATCAGGAAGATCTTTTGTTTTCCAGGCAATGAGATTGACCGGTGCAGCAGACGTTTTAGAATCTGTAGATAAAACATTACCGGGAAAACTACCTCAGAAAACGATTACTAAACAGGCTGCCAACGGATATTCATCTTATGGTAACCAGATTGGTCTGGCTACAACCATGGTTTCTGAGATCTATGATGAAGGCTACAAGGCAAAAAGAATGGAGGTTGGTTTCGTAACCGGAGCCGTTCCTGTAGATTGGGTAAGACGTGAAAAGCCTGCCAAAGGTGATTCCATTATCATCTTAGGAGGTGCAACAGGTCGTGATGGTGTTGGTGGAGCAAGTGGTAGCTCAAAGGAGCAGGATGAAACTTCTATCCATACCATGAGCTCAGAAGTTCAGAAAGGAAATGCCGTAGAAGAGCGTAAGATCCAGAGATTATTCAGGAATTCCGAAGTAACAAAGCTGATCAAAAAATCAAATGACTTTGGAGCAGGAGGCGTTTCTGTAGCGATTGGTGAAATTGCAGACTCTTTAGAAGTAAACCTTGATGTATTACCATTAAAATATGAAGGATTAAACGGAACAGAACTGGCGATTTCCGAATCTCAGGAAAGAATGGCTGTTGTTGTAGATCCGAAAGATAAAGAGCAGTTCATCAAATTCTGTGAAGCTGAAAACATTGTTGCCGTTGAAGTAGCAAAAGTGACAGATTCAGGAAGAATGCAGATGTTCTGGAAAGGAGACAAAATTGTAGACCTTTCAAGAGCATTTCTTGATACCAACGGGTGTTCAAAATCCCAGACGGTAAAAATCAACCATCTTGGAGAAGTAAAAGAAGAAACCAAAGCATTCACGGAAGAAAACTTCCTGAACGCTTTAAAAGATAAAAACGTAGCCTCTCAAAAAGGACTATTGGAAATGTTCGATTCTTCAGTAGGAGGAACCACGGTAGCAATGCCTTTAGGAGGTAAATATCAGCAGACTCTAATGGAAGGAAGTGTTCAGACGCTGCCTATCCTGGGAGCTAAAGATATTAAAACCGTTTCTTTGGCGAGCTGGGGCTTTGATGCTGAAATTTCAAAACAAAACTCTTTATTAGGAGCTTCTTACGCCATTGTAGAAAGTGTGGCGAAGATCGTTGCTATGGGAGGAGATTATAAAAATATCAGATTAAGCTTCCAGGAATATTTTGAAAAATTAGGACAGGTTCCAGAAAAATGGGGTAAACCTCTGGCTTCTTTACTAGGAGCTTATGATGCACAAATCAACCTTGGTTTAGCGGCAATTGGAGGTAAAGATTCAATGAGTGGAACCTACCAGGATCTGAACGTACCGCCAACACTGATTTCTTTTGCCTGTGCCAACGGAGAAAAACAGAATATTATCTCTCCTGAATTGAAAAATGCAGGAAACAAACTATATTTCTTCAACCATATTGCACAAGAAAGCGGACTTCCGGATTATAAAGCTTTAAAAGAAGTTTTTGAATTTATTTTTGAAAATATTAAAGCAGGAAAAATCGTTTCTGTAAAAACAGTGAAAGAGGGTGGTGTTGCCGTAGCATTGGCAAAAATGAGTTTCGGAAACAGATTAGGAGCAGAAATCAATGTGGATGAAAATACATTGCTGGCTAAAAATATCGGTAGTTTAATCATCGAATCAAAAGAAGAATTAAGCTCAGCAGGAATTCAGTTGATTGGAAATGTGGTTGCGGATGAGATTTTAACCATCAACAATTTCAAATTTCAAATTTCAAATCTCGAATCCAGCTTTACTGGTACATTCGAAAACCTTTTCCCAACAGTAGAAAAAGAAAAGATCACGGTTGAAATTGATGAGAAATCAAACTCTATCAACCCACGAAATATCATCATTCAAAAACACGGAATTGCACAACCTAAAGTTTTTGCTCCGGTGTTCCCGGGAACCAACTGTGAGTATGATACATTGAACGCATTCCAGAAAGAAGGTGCTGTGGTAAGCAGTTTACCTTTAATCAATATCAATCACCAGTTGCTGGAAGAAAGCATAGATGCCTGGGTGGAAGAAATCAGAACATCTCAGATTTTAGCATTCTCAGGAGGTTTCTCCGCAGGTGATGAGCCGGACGGTTCTGCAAAATTCATTGTTAACATGTTGAAAAACGAGAAGATGAGAAATGCCGTTCACGAGTTATTAGACAGAGACGGAATGATCATCGGTATCTGTAATGGTTTCCAGGCTTTGGTTAAATCAGGACTATTGCCGTATGGCAGAATCAAAGATTTGGATGAAAACTCTCCAACCCTAGCTCACAACGCGATCAGAAGACACATTTCTCAAATGGTAACCGTAAAAGTGGTGAATGACGAAAGCCCTTGGTTAAAAGGAATGAAAGATCAGACTTTCACGATTCCAATCTCTCATGGGGAAGGACGTTTCATAGCTTCAGAAGAAGAGATAAGGAAATTGTATGAAAACGGACAGATCGCTACCCAATACATAGACTTTGATGGAAACATCGCCCACGGAATGCCTTTCAACCCCAATAACTCATTATTCGGAATTGAAGGAGTTACCAGCCCATGTGGAAAGATCTACGGAAGAATGGGACACCCGGAACGTTTCACAGACGGTCTTATGAAGAACATACCAACCGCGAATTACCACAATATATTCAAAAACGGTGTTGAATACTTCAAATAA